CCTCGACGAACTCATCGTTTTCATAATGTTCGAGGCGCGGGCAGTTATCATGAACGGTTTCCCCATAAGCGAACATGGGTCTTCCGTAATCATCAAGTTCCATTTTTTCGTTGTTTAGATATTTAAGGATGGTGCCAAGCAGATTTAGGGGATTGAAAGGACAGCCCGGCAGGTTAATGGTGTCAACGCCGATGGCATCTTTTACGCCTTTATATCCACCTGGGTTGGGTGCCGCAGCAGATATGCCGCCGTACGCTGAACAGGTCCCCACACAGATGGTTGCAGCCGCTTTGGGGATGACTTCCTTGGCAATTTCCAGGAAGGTTTTTCCGGCAACCTTACCGTATGAACCTTTGTGACTGGTTCCAATGGCACCTTCCACAATACAGACAAACTTGCCTTTGTATTTTTCAACAGCATCGTGCAAACTTTTTTCAGCCTGGTGGCCGGAGGCCGCCATGAGGGTTTCATGGTATTCTACGGAAATGGTTTCCAGGATGATGCCGCCCACATCCGGTGTCCTTAAAAAAGCTTCTGAACATCCGGTACATTCAGAAAAGTGCAACCACACCACCGGGGGACGTATCGCAGCCGCGTTTTCAATCTTTGCAGCAACCTGCCCCACAAAAGAGTGCGACAAGCCCATAGTTGCTGTCAAGGCTGTACAGTACTTGAGAAAATCTCTTCTTGAGACCCCTTTTGATTCTAATCTTTCATAAAACTTTTTGCTGGAATCGGTTTCCATAATACCTCCGTTATTGGCGTTATGATTTCATATCATAAATTTAATTGATATTATAGATGAGCGAATTAGACCTGAGCAAATTGATTATTCGGATCTATCATAACAAAACGAATTACATATTTCCATCATTATGATTTTATAAAAAGATGTATGCAATTTATGGGAATTTATAAATTTTTGTTGCAGGGAAAAATCGCAGAGAAAACCAAATTCCAGTATTGTCAGGCCAGGTTGGCCTACAGCTACACACCTAAAAAATGCAAGCCTCCATGGCCTGATCTGCGGCCATAGGAGGCTCCCTAAGGGTGAGGATATTTTGATTTTTATTACATATGTTTTTGATTAGTTGTCAAAGTTTTGGTGGTTTCTGTAATTTACTATTATCATCAACATATATTAAAAAAAATCAAAATACCAAATGCATTTTTATGAGTTATAAACATAGGCGGAACATCAAATCTTAAAGTTGATGTTCCGCCAACTTTTTTGAAAAGATTAATAATCGTAAAATCCTTTGCCGCTTTTGCGACCAAGCCAACCGGCACGAACATATTTTCGCAGCAACGGCGTAGCCCTGTACTTGGAATCCTTAAATTCTTCGTAAAGAACATCCATAATAGCCAGACAGACATCCAGGCCGACCAGGTCTCCCAAGGCAAGGGGACCGATGGGATGGTTGGCTCCCAGTTTCATGGCCGTATCAATATCTTGGGCACTGGCAACGCCTTCGGCATAGATGGCGGCCGCTTCGTTGATCATGGGAACCAATATTCGGTTTACCACAAACCCCGGTGCTTCATCCACCTGTACCGGCTCTTTGCCTAAATCCAGGGCCAAAGCCTTTACCGCGTCAAAGGTCTCGTCGGATGTGGCAATCCCCCTGATGATCTCAATTAAGGCCATGACAGGTGCCGGGTTAAAAAAATGCATGCCGATCACCTTATCCGGACGTTTTGTGGCCGTGGCCACCTCAGCAATGGAAAGGGAAGAAGTGTTGGATGCCAGGATGGTTGCTGGTTTACAGATATTATCAAGTTCACTGAAAATCTGCTTTTTGATTTCCATATTTTCCACGGCAGCTTCCACCACAAGATCGCAATCCTGGGCATTTTGAGGATCTGTGGTGCCGATAATCCGGGCAAGAATCGGTTGGATCATGACCTCTTCCAATTTTCCCTTGGATGCCATGCGGTTCAAATTTTTAGAGATAATAGAAATGCCGTTGTTAACAAAATCCTGTTTAATATCCCGCAACACCACCATATAGCCGTTAACGGCAAAAACCTGGGCGATGCCTGCCCCCATGGTACCGGCACCGATTACGCATATTTTGTTCATATCATTATGACCTTTCATCAAATCAATTTTTCATATTTTCCACGATCATGGCCATCCCCATACCGCCGCCAATGCACATGGACACAAGTCCTGTGCCGTATCCTTTGCGCTTCATCGCATGGATCAGGGTAACCATCTGACGGGCGCCTGTGCAACCGATTGGGTGGCCTAAAGAGATACCGCTGCCCAGCTGATTGGCAAATTCAGGATTAATGTCCAGCTCCATCATGCATCCTAACGCCTGGGCCGCAAATGCCTCGTTCAACTCAATGACGTCCATGTCGTTTATGGACATGCCCGTGGATTTCAACACCCGGCGCACCGCAGGAATCGGTCCCAGACCCATATATGCCGGGTCCACACCGCCTGTGGCAAAGCCTTTGATTTTGACATAGGGGGTCAGCCCCAGTTCTTTGGCCTTGTCTGCGCTCATCATGACCACGGCGGCACCACCATCATTAATACCTGATGCATTTCCCGCTGTGACTGTGCCGTCCTTTTTGAACACAGGTTTCATTTTGGCCATCTTTTCCATGGAGGTTTCCATGGGCCGCTCATCCGTGTCGACAATCACCTCGGCCTTTCGGGTACGGGTGGTCACCGGCACAATCTCCTCTTTGAACGTGCCGTTTGCAATGGCTTCCCGGGCCCTTGCATGGCTGAGGCAGGAGAGTTCATCCTGGTCATGCCGGGAAATATTGTAAAGTTCCGCAATATTCTCAGCAGTCACGCCCATGTGGTAGCCATTGAAAATTTCAAAAAGCCCGTCATACACCATCAGGTCATAGATATCTCCTTTTCCGGAGACCTCCATGCGGTATCCCCACCGGGCGCGCGTCATGGCCATGGGGGCGTTACTCATACTTTCCTGGCCGCCGGCGATCACCACGTCGGCCTGCCCGCTCATGATGGATGAAGCCCCAATGGCAATGGACTTCAATCCTGACCCGCATATTTTATTCACAGTAAAGCCATAGGTTTCCTTGGGCACACCCGCCCGAATCATGGCCTGCCGACCGGGACTTTGGCCCTGCCCTGCCTGCAGCACATTGCCCATGATCACCTCATCCACAGCAATGGGGGTGGCATCAGCGTTCCAATTTCCATACGCTTGCTCCAGCTCGGTCTTACCCCGGTCTCTGAGCTTATCCGGTGCAAAAGTTAGCATCTCGTCACTGACTTCGGGCCGAAGCCCTGCCCTTTCCATGGCGGCCCGGATAACGACGGCACCCAGATCCACTGATGAGACGGTTTTCAGCACCCCGCCAAAACTGCCGATGGCAGTTCTGGCGCCGCTGACTATCACTACATCTTTCATAAGAATTCTCCTTTGTAAAAATAGCGGCTACTTGCTTCCAAAGGCAGCGTCATCCATCTCAACCACCGCATTGTCGAACGCTTTAAGCGCATCCATCTTTCCTGCGGTTGCGGAAAGGACCTGATTGATAAAAAACCGGGCGGTTTTAATCTGTCCGTCATAGAACATATTGTCTTTTTTCTTTTTGCCCTGGTTGGCTGTGGCCGTTGCGGCGCGCCATAACAGCATCCAGGCCATGGCAAGGTCGCCTGTGACCTCCATGAAGGGGTATGAAAAAGCATAGGCTGTTAAAAATTCTTCAGACCTGGATTTAGCCTGCAGTTCGGCAGCCACTTCTGTATATGTATTGAAAAAACCTTCCAGCCGGGTGGTGAGATCTTCAAGCCCTTCGGCTTCTTTGGCAAGCGCAAAGGTTTTCTTGATTTCTTCAAGCAGCGCGTTGAAGGCCGCGCCTTTTTTCATGGAGAGTTTCCGGCCTAAAAGATCAATGGACTGGATGCCGTTGGTTCCCTCATACAGCATGAAAATCCTGGAATCCCTGAGCAGCTGGGCCACAGGGAACTCCTCAATAAAGCCGTAACCACCGTAGATCTGAATGCCCTGGTTGCACACTTCAAAGGCTTTGTCCGTGCCATACCCTTTGACAAGGGGGGTCAGAACCTCCAGTAAATATTCATAATGGGCCTTCTGCTCCGCATCCGTGGACACGGCAACCAGATCATGGCACATGGCGCAAAAATAATTCAGACTGCGCAGCCCTTCCACATAGGCCTTCATGGTAATCAGCTGACGCTTCACATCGGGATGGCGAATGATGGACACCGGTTTTGAACCGGCCGGGGCTTTGAGTTCCCGGGACTGAATCCGTTCCCGGGCATAATTCAGGGCATACGTATATGAGGCAGATGCGTTGGCAAAGCCCTGGAGACCCACCATCTGACGGGCTTCGTTCATCATTTCGAACATGGCGGCCACGCCTTTGTTTTCCTGGCCCAAAAGGGTACCGATGCATCCGGACTTGCCTCCTAAGGTCAACGAACAGGTCGCATTGCCGTGCAGGCCCATTTTGTGCTCAATGCCGGTACAGACCACATCGTTGAATTCCCCTGGGGTGCCGTCCGCGTTCACCCGGAATTTGGGTGCCAGGAACAGGGAAATACCCGCAATACCTTCGGGAGCGCCTTCGATTCTGGCCAGAACCGGATGGATGATGTTTTCCACCATGTCGTGCTCGCCTGCAGAGATGAAAATTTTATTGCCGAACAGGGAATAGGTGCCGTCCCCGTTTGGTTTCGCCGTGGCCTCCACGGCGGCAAGGTCGGAGCCCGCATTCGGTTCGGTCAAAAGCATGGTGCCGGACCATTTTCCCGACAGCATATTTTTAAGGTAGATCTGCTTTTGCTCATCCGTGCCAAACTTCTCCACAAGTTTGGCCGCGCCATGGGTGAGCATGTTGTAAAGCATAAAGGAGTTACAAGCCCCGTAGAAATACTCATTGGCTGCCATGGCAACGGCATGCGGCATCCCCTGCCCGCCCCATTCGGGATCATCGGTCATCCCCAGCCATTCACCTTCATTATATGCGGCATATACACTATGAAAGGCCTCGGGGACTTTTACTTCACCGGCATTGAACGTGCAGCCTTCGTCACTGATCGTTTGAAGAGGCAGGATCTCTTTAATTGCAAGATTTCTGGCTTCGCTTACGAT
This window of the uncultured Desulfobacter sp. genome carries:
- a CDS encoding 3-hydroxybutyryl-CoA dehydrogenase, which gives rise to MNKICVIGAGTMGAGIAQVFAVNGYMVVLRDIKQDFVNNGISIISKNLNRMASKGKLEEVMIQPILARIIGTTDPQNAQDCDLVVEAAVENMEIKKQIFSELDNICKPATILASNTSSLSIAEVATATKRPDKVIGMHFFNPAPVMALIEIIRGIATSDETFDAVKALALDLGKEPVQVDEAPGFVVNRILVPMINEAAAIYAEGVASAQDIDTAMKLGANHPIGPLALGDLVGLDVCLAIMDVLYEEFKDSKYRATPLLRKYVRAGWLGRKSGKGFYDY
- a CDS encoding acyl-CoA dehydrogenase, which translates into the protein MAQLIADRRDVDFVLHEQLGVDKLSKDERFAEFKKKTVDLIVSEARNLAIKEILPLQTISDEGCTFNAGEVKVPEAFHSVYAAYNEGEWLGMTDDPEWGGQGMPHAVAMAANEYFYGACNSFMLYNMLTHGAAKLVEKFGTDEQKQIYLKNMLSGKWSGTMLLTEPNAGSDLAAVEATAKPNGDGTYSLFGNKIFISAGEHDMVENIIHPVLARIEGAPEGIAGISLFLAPKFRVNADGTPGEFNDVVCTGIEHKMGLHGNATCSLTLGGKSGCIGTLLGQENKGVAAMFEMMNEARQMVGLQGFANASASYTYALNYARERIQSRELKAPAGSKPVSIIRHPDVKRQLITMKAYVEGLRSLNYFCAMCHDLVAVSTDAEQKAHYEYLLEVLTPLVKGYGTDKAFEVCNQGIQIYGGYGFIEEFPVAQLLRDSRIFMLYEGTNGIQSIDLLGRKLSMKKGAAFNALLEEIKKTFALAKEAEGLEDLTTRLEGFFNTYTEVAAELQAKSRSEEFLTAYAFSYPFMEVTGDLAMAWMLLWRAATATANQGKKKKDNMFYDGQIKTARFFINQVLSATAGKMDALKAFDNAVVEMDDAAFGSK
- a CDS encoding hydrogenase small subunit is translated as METDSSKKFYERLESKGVSRRDFLKYCTALTATMGLSHSFVGQVAAKIENAAAIRPPVVWLHFSECTGCSEAFLRTPDVGGIILETISVEYHETLMAASGHQAEKSLHDAVEKYKGKFVCIVEGAIGTSHKGSYGKVAGKTFLEIAKEVIPKAAATICVGTCSAYGGISAAAPNPGGYKGVKDAIGVDTINLPGCPFNPLNLLGTILKYLNNEKMELDDYGRPMFAYGETVHDNCPRLEHYENDEFVEEFGSKEAELGYCLYKLGCRGPETYNNCPTAKFNDATSFPIQAGHPCIGCSEPDFWDEMTPFYEEM
- a CDS encoding acetyl-CoA C-acetyltransferase; its protein translation is MKDVVIVSGARTAIGSFGGVLKTVSSVDLGAVVIRAAMERAGLRPEVSDEMLTFAPDKLRDRGKTELEQAYGNWNADATPIAVDEVIMGNVLQAGQGQSPGRQAMIRAGVPKETYGFTVNKICGSGLKSIAIGASSIMSGQADVVIAGGQESMSNAPMAMTRARWGYRMEVSGKGDIYDLMVYDGLFEIFNGYHMGVTAENIAELYNISRHDQDELSCLSHARAREAIANGTFKEEIVPVTTRTRKAEVIVDTDERPMETSMEKMAKMKPVFKKDGTVTAGNASGINDGGAAVVMMSADKAKELGLTPYVKIKGFATGGVDPAYMGLGPIPAVRRVLKSTGMSINDMDVIELNEAFAAQALGCMMELDINPEFANQLGSGISLGHPIGCTGARQMVTLIHAMKRKGYGTGLVSMCIGGGMGMAMIVENMKN